The Tardiphaga alba genome includes a window with the following:
- a CDS encoding aldehyde dehydrogenase family protein: MVNRLQFYIDGAWVDPAVKKSTPVVNPATEEAMYEVALGSKADVDKAVAAAKRAFETFSQTTREERIALLEKIITAYKARIKDIGASVSDEMGAPLPMAERLQAGAGLGHLTATLDVLKTYEFDEKHNQAVITKEPIGVVGMITPWNWPLNQIACKVAPAIAAGCTMILKPSEFTPTSALIFAEVMHEAGVPKGVFNLVNGLGPEVGVAMSEHPDIDMVSFTGSTRAGIDVAKRAANTVKRVSQELGGKSPNVILEGADYVKAVTGGVAHMFNNSGQSCNAPSRMIVPQGAMKEIAAIAKAQADKTKAGDPRADGTVIGPVVNRGQWDKIQGLIQKGIDEGATLVAGGPGLPEGVNKGFYVRPTIFADVTENMTIAREEIFGPVLVIMGAKDESDALRIANDTPYGLAGYVSADTIESARKFGRRIRAGNVNLQGAPNDRTAPFGGYKQSGNGREWGKHGLEDFLEVKAIAGYDAA, from the coding sequence ATGGTCAACCGCCTGCAATTCTACATCGACGGCGCCTGGGTCGATCCCGCCGTCAAGAAATCGACCCCCGTCGTCAATCCGGCGACCGAAGAAGCGATGTATGAAGTTGCCCTCGGATCCAAGGCCGACGTGGACAAAGCGGTCGCTGCTGCCAAGCGCGCCTTCGAGACCTTCTCGCAGACCACCCGCGAAGAGCGCATTGCGCTGCTCGAAAAGATCATCACCGCCTACAAGGCCCGCATCAAGGACATCGGCGCATCCGTGTCGGACGAAATGGGCGCACCGCTGCCCATGGCCGAGCGCCTGCAGGCCGGTGCCGGCCTCGGCCATCTGACCGCGACCCTCGACGTGCTCAAGACCTACGAGTTCGACGAGAAGCACAACCAGGCCGTCATCACCAAGGAGCCGATCGGCGTCGTCGGCATGATCACGCCGTGGAATTGGCCGCTCAACCAGATCGCCTGTAAGGTTGCGCCTGCCATCGCTGCCGGCTGCACCATGATCCTGAAGCCGTCGGAATTCACCCCGACCTCGGCGCTGATCTTCGCAGAAGTGATGCACGAAGCCGGCGTGCCGAAGGGCGTGTTCAACCTCGTGAACGGTCTCGGCCCAGAGGTCGGCGTTGCCATGAGCGAGCATCCGGATATCGACATGGTGTCGTTCACCGGTTCGACCCGCGCCGGCATCGATGTTGCCAAGCGCGCCGCCAACACCGTCAAGCGCGTCAGCCAGGAGCTCGGTGGCAAGTCGCCGAACGTGATCTTGGAAGGCGCCGATTATGTGAAGGCCGTCACCGGTGGCGTCGCGCACATGTTCAACAATTCCGGACAGTCGTGCAACGCGCCGTCGCGCATGATCGTGCCGCAGGGCGCGATGAAGGAAATCGCCGCCATCGCCAAGGCGCAGGCCGACAAGACCAAGGCCGGCGATCCCCGTGCTGACGGCACCGTGATCGGTCCGGTGGTCAATCGCGGCCAGTGGGACAAGATCCAGGGCCTGATCCAGAAGGGCATCGACGAAGGTGCGACGCTGGTTGCTGGCGGCCCCGGCCTGCCGGAAGGCGTCAACAAGGGCTTCTATGTGCGCCCGACGATCTTCGCCGACGTCACCGAGAACATGACCATCGCGCGCGAGGAAATCTTCGGGCCGGTGCTCGTGATCATGGGCGCCAAGGACGAGTCCGACGCACTCCGCATCGCCAATGACACGCCCTATGGTCTCGCCGGTTACGTCTCGGCCGACACGATCGAAAGCGCCCGCAAGTTCGGTCGCCGCATCCGCGCCGGCAACGTCAATCTGCAGGGCGCCCCGAACGACCGCACCGCGCCGTTCGGCGGCTACAAGCAGTCCGGCAACGGCCGTGAGTGGGGCAAGCATGGTCTCGAGGACTTCCTCGAGGTGAAGGCCATCGCAGGCTACGACGCGGCGTAA
- a CDS encoding SMP-30/gluconolactonase/LRE family protein translates to MSDTSSGWQPANHYPDPAITALDPRFEKYWIKLGAVERIATGMRWAEGPVYFGDGRYLLCSDIPNNRIIRWDEETGAVSDFRRPSNYANGNTRDRQGRIITCEHGRRLIRTEYDGSITVLMDKFEGKRLNSPNDVVVKSDNSIWFTDPSFGILSDYEGDRAPSEIGMNVYRIDGETLQPSIVADDILAPNGLCFSPDESILYIVESRGVPTRKILAYDVAADGRTLRNKRIAIDAGPGTPDGMRCDIDGNLWCGWGMGTPELDGVMIFAPDGAPIGRIALPERCANLAFGGRKRNRLFMAASQSIYAVYVNTQGALGG, encoded by the coding sequence ATGTCCGACACGTCATCTGGCTGGCAGCCCGCCAATCATTATCCCGATCCCGCCATCACCGCCCTCGATCCCCGCTTCGAAAAATACTGGATCAAGCTCGGCGCCGTGGAACGCATCGCGACCGGAATGCGCTGGGCAGAAGGACCGGTTTATTTCGGCGACGGACGCTATCTCTTGTGTTCGGACATTCCCAACAACCGCATCATCCGCTGGGACGAGGAAACCGGCGCCGTCAGCGATTTTCGCAGGCCATCGAACTATGCCAATGGCAACACGCGCGACCGGCAGGGCCGGATCATCACCTGCGAGCATGGGCGCCGCCTGATCCGTACCGAATATGACGGCAGCATCACCGTGCTGATGGACAAATTCGAGGGCAAGCGGCTGAACTCGCCGAATGACGTGGTGGTGAAATCCGACAATTCGATCTGGTTCACCGATCCCTCTTTCGGCATCCTGAGCGATTATGAAGGCGACAGGGCGCCGTCGGAAATCGGCATGAACGTCTATCGCATCGATGGCGAGACGCTGCAGCCGAGCATCGTCGCCGACGATATCCTCGCGCCGAACGGGCTGTGTTTTTCACCGGATGAATCGATCCTCTACATCGTGGAATCCCGCGGTGTGCCGACACGAAAGATCCTCGCTTACGATGTCGCCGCGGATGGCAGGACGCTCAGGAACAAGCGCATCGCCATCGATGCCGGCCCTGGCACGCCGGACGGCATGCGCTGCGATATCGACGGCAATCTGTGGTGCGGCTGGGGCATGGGCACGCCAGAACTCGACGGCGTGATGATCTTCGCACCGGATGGCGCGCCGATCGGACGCATCGCTTTGCCCGAACGCTGCGCCAACCTCGCCTTCGGCGGGCGTAAGCGCAACCGGCTGTTCATGGCGGCGAGCCAGTCGATCTATGCGGTCTATGTGAACACGCAGGGGGCGCTGGGGGGATAG
- a CDS encoding NAD-dependent epimerase/dehydratase family protein — MPKILMTGASGGIGTRLRELLPPIYPDLVLSDLNTPQNLKSSETFKQADLADLAAVESICEGVDGILHFGGFSVEGPWDTILQANIIGCYNLFEAARKKGVKRIVFASSNHAVGFYPRHSKIPPDVTARPDSRYGVSKVFGEALGALYADKHGLSVTCLRIGNFGDMPLDKRRLSIWLKPEDLVQLCQIGIAHPDIHFEVLYGASYNERAWWDNTRAYELGYRPTGKGEDHREHAMAEQAKLKPDPVGDFYQGGAFCSAEFSGDFSKVWQAK, encoded by the coding sequence ATGCCAAAGATCTTGATGACAGGCGCATCGGGCGGCATCGGCACACGCTTGCGCGAATTGCTGCCGCCGATCTATCCCGATCTCGTGCTGAGCGATCTCAACACGCCGCAAAACCTCAAATCCAGCGAGACGTTCAAACAGGCGGATCTCGCCGATCTCGCCGCTGTGGAGTCCATCTGCGAGGGCGTCGATGGCATCCTGCATTTCGGCGGCTTCTCGGTGGAAGGCCCGTGGGACACGATCCTGCAAGCCAATATCATCGGCTGCTACAATCTGTTCGAAGCTGCGCGCAAAAAGGGCGTGAAGCGCATCGTGTTCGCGTCGTCGAACCATGCCGTCGGCTTCTATCCGCGCCACAGCAAGATCCCGCCGGATGTCACCGCACGGCCGGACAGCCGCTATGGCGTCAGCAAGGTGTTTGGCGAAGCACTCGGTGCGCTCTATGCCGACAAGCACGGTCTCTCCGTCACATGCCTGCGTATCGGAAATTTTGGTGACATGCCGCTCGACAAGCGCCGGCTGTCGATCTGGCTGAAACCCGAGGACTTGGTGCAGCTCTGCCAGATCGGCATCGCGCATCCCGATATCCATTTCGAGGTGCTTTACGGCGCCTCCTATAACGAGCGCGCTTGGTGGGACAACACCCGCGCCTACGAGCTCGGCTATCGCCCGACCGGGAAAGGCGAGGATCATCGCGAACACGCGATGGCGGAACAGGCCAAGCTGAAGCCCGATCCGGTCGGCGATTTCTATCAGGGCGGCGCATTTTGCAGCGCCGAATTTTCGGGTGATTTCAGCAAGGTCTGGCAAGCGAAATAG
- a CDS encoding IS481 family transposase, with translation MPWCEVSVMDQRLEFVRLALQDGANRRELCRRFGISPDVGYKWLARHVGGDAELADRSRRPHASPRRSAAAIEGQVLAIRDAHPAWGARKIVHCLSRDGLVPPAASTVHAILQRHGRIIVPPNGPGQPFTRFEKDTPNALWQMDFKGHIPLADGTPCHPLTMIDDHSRYALRLAACSNQQRMTVQEQLTQTFRRYGLPDALFVDNGPPWGDSSQSRWTGLRVWLLKLGVEVIYARPLHPQSRGKNERFHRTLKAEVLAVRRFNGFTELQRAFDTWRSVYNLERPHEALGMAVPASRYRPSLRSMPERLADIVYAPGDIVRSVSTQRGASISFKGQPWRVPRAFRGEHLAIRPSGIDGQYGVFFGSRQVATIDLTRRKSVSHVSEQVSAMSPG, from the coding sequence ATGCCGTGGTGCGAGGTGTCGGTAATGGATCAGAGGTTGGAGTTCGTGCGGCTGGCGCTGCAGGACGGTGCGAACCGGCGGGAGTTGTGTCGGCGGTTCGGCATCAGTCCCGACGTCGGCTACAAATGGTTGGCGCGGCATGTCGGCGGCGATGCGGAGCTTGCCGATCGCTCGCGCCGGCCACATGCCAGCCCGCGGCGCAGTGCGGCAGCGATCGAGGGGCAGGTGCTCGCCATTCGCGATGCCCATCCGGCCTGGGGCGCACGCAAGATTGTCCATTGCCTGAGCCGCGACGGCCTCGTGCCGCCGGCGGCTTCCACTGTACATGCGATCCTGCAGCGCCATGGCCGCATCATCGTGCCGCCGAACGGTCCGGGGCAGCCGTTCACGCGCTTCGAGAAGGACACCCCGAATGCGCTGTGGCAGATGGATTTCAAGGGCCATATCCCGCTGGCCGACGGCACGCCGTGCCACCCGCTCACCATGATCGACGATCACTCGCGCTATGCCCTGCGTCTTGCCGCCTGCAGTAACCAGCAGCGCATGACCGTGCAGGAGCAGCTGACGCAGACCTTCCGTCGCTACGGACTGCCCGACGCATTGTTCGTCGATAACGGCCCGCCCTGGGGCGACAGTTCGCAATCGCGCTGGACCGGCTTGCGGGTCTGGCTGCTCAAGCTCGGCGTCGAGGTGATCTATGCGCGGCCGCTGCATCCGCAGAGCCGCGGCAAGAACGAGCGCTTCCATCGCACGCTGAAGGCCGAAGTGCTGGCCGTGCGTCGCTTCAACGGCTTCACCGAATTGCAGCGGGCCTTCGATACATGGCGCAGCGTCTACAATCTGGAGCGCCCGCATGAGGCCTTGGGCATGGCCGTGCCGGCCAGCCGCTACCGGCCATCGCTGCGATCGATGCCTGAGCGGCTCGCAGACATTGTCTACGCCCCGGGCGACATCGTCCGCAGCGTATCGACCCAGCGCGGCGCCTCGATCAGCTTCAAGGGGCAGCCATGGCGCGTGCCACGCGCTTTCCGCGGCGAACATTTGGCCATCCGCCCGAGCGGTATCGATGGCCAATACGGCGTTTTCTTTGGCAGCAGGCAGGTCGCAACCATCGACTTGACCCGCCGCAAAAGTGTCAGTCATGTCTCCGAACAGGTGTCAGCTATGTCTCCGGGCTGA